In one Halosimplex halophilum genomic region, the following are encoded:
- a CDS encoding DUF7547 family protein → MTDDSSDEDLARLVGDLVRTLRELEDELEPPRPDDGPRLPTPRDLRRFTSEVAIPGFILILETNIRALRLLQRALRLADGADEARRETEQLRERAKSASESTLSRLDDALVDLQDAVEGRPNDDEAAELLDDARELRAEIQRRIRESTRPADGAAGSSDGGSGDSSDRDDRGESGGDDEGDDAVSVDVDAELESIKRDLDDLPDADDVPADGDGGDPGNGPQDGDDAGPDDSGADDADGADRE, encoded by the coding sequence ATGACCGACGACTCCTCGGACGAGGACCTGGCGCGGCTGGTCGGCGACCTCGTCCGGACCCTGCGCGAACTCGAGGACGAACTGGAGCCGCCGCGACCCGACGACGGGCCGCGGCTCCCGACGCCGCGGGACCTGCGGCGGTTCACCAGCGAGGTCGCCATCCCCGGGTTCATCCTGATCCTGGAAACGAACATCCGCGCGCTCCGGCTCCTCCAGCGCGCGCTGCGGCTCGCCGACGGCGCCGACGAGGCCCGCCGCGAGACCGAACAGCTCCGCGAGCGCGCCAAGTCCGCCAGCGAGTCGACGCTCTCGCGGCTCGACGACGCGCTCGTCGACCTCCAGGACGCCGTCGAGGGGCGACCGAACGACGACGAGGCGGCGGAGCTGCTCGACGACGCCCGCGAGCTGCGGGCGGAGATCCAGCGCCGCATCCGCGAGAGCACCCGTCCGGCCGACGGCGCGGCCGGGTCGTCGGACGGGGGATCCGGCGACTCGTCAGACCGCGACGACAGGGGGGAGTCAGGTGGGGACGACGAGGGCGACGACGCGGTCTCGGTGGACGTGGACGCCGAGCTGGAGTCGATCAAGCGCGACCTCGACGACCTCCCCGACGCCGACGACGTACCGGCCGACGGCGACGGTGGCGACCCCGGGAACGGCCCGCAGGACGGCGACGACGCCGGACCGGACGACTCCGGGGCGGACGACGCCGACGGCGCGGACCGCGAGTAG
- a CDS encoding Gfo/Idh/MocA family protein, producing MEPLSVGIVGCGNISSRYLDADATFDAFDIVACADLDAELARETAAEHGIEAQSVDELLADDTVEAVVNLTPPSAHAGVITDALDAGNHVYTEKPFAATAEEAESIRERAAESGLLVGSAPDTFLGAGLQTARAVLDEGRIGEPVGATAHWTSPGHELWHPNPDLYYQEGGGPLFDMGPYYVTALVFLLGSAERVAGSVSRPHATRTIESDARKGEEIDVEVPTHEAGIVDFAGGATANLLMSFDVEASTLPFPAFEIYGTEGTLALPDPNHFEGPVRVRDHEDDDWETVPLTHEYTAGRGAGLADLAFAVRGDWDHRTSGDLAGHVLDVMSAVRTSSEESAFATIDSDPGRPAPLPTDFPDVDP from the coding sequence ATGGAACCCCTCTCGGTCGGGATCGTCGGCTGTGGCAACATCAGTTCGCGATACCTCGACGCGGACGCCACCTTCGACGCCTTCGACATCGTCGCCTGTGCCGATCTGGACGCAGAGCTGGCCCGCGAGACGGCCGCCGAACACGGGATCGAGGCCCAGTCGGTCGACGAACTGCTCGCGGACGACACCGTCGAGGCCGTCGTCAACCTGACGCCGCCGAGCGCCCACGCGGGGGTCATCACGGACGCGCTGGACGCCGGCAACCACGTCTACACCGAGAAACCGTTCGCCGCGACGGCCGAGGAGGCCGAGTCGATCCGCGAGCGGGCCGCCGAGTCGGGCCTGCTCGTCGGTTCGGCGCCGGACACGTTCCTCGGCGCGGGCCTGCAGACGGCCCGGGCGGTGCTGGACGAGGGCCGGATCGGCGAGCCCGTGGGCGCGACCGCCCACTGGACCTCGCCGGGCCACGAGCTGTGGCACCCGAACCCCGACCTGTACTACCAGGAGGGCGGCGGGCCGCTGTTCGACATGGGGCCGTACTACGTGACCGCGCTGGTCTTCCTGCTGGGGAGCGCCGAGCGCGTCGCGGGGTCGGTCAGCCGCCCGCACGCCACCAGGACTATCGAGAGCGACGCGCGGAAGGGCGAGGAGATCGACGTGGAGGTACCGACCCACGAGGCCGGCATCGTCGACTTCGCCGGCGGCGCGACGGCGAACCTGCTGATGAGCTTCGACGTGGAGGCGTCGACGCTCCCGTTCCCCGCCTTCGAGATCTACGGGACCGAGGGGACCCTGGCGCTGCCCGACCCGAACCACTTCGAGGGGCCCGTCCGCGTCCGGGACCACGAGGACGACGACTGGGAGACCGTCCCGCTGACCCACGAGTACACCGCCGGCCGCGGGGCGGGCCTCGCGGACCTCGCCTTCGCCGTCCGCGGCGACTGGGACCACCGCACCAGCGGCGACCTCGCCGGCCACGTCCTCGACGTGATGTCGGCGGTCCGCACGTCCTCCGAGGAGAGCGCGTTCGCGACTATCGACTCCGACCCCGGCCGCCCCGCGCCGCTCCCGACCGACTTCCCGGACGTGGACCCCTAG
- the dpsA gene encoding DNA starvation/stationary phase protection protein DpsA, producing the protein MSTQKRVLQEAGTVEENELRLERGKAEQIVEALNADLASTYMLYHQLKKHHWNVEGAEFRDLHLFLGEAADHAEEAADEIAERLQALGGTPVASPTNIAETAPVAFEGDDVYDIRTSLENDLVMYGDNIESLREHVELATDLGDHATAEILREILVQTEEDAHHIEHYLEDDTLVTAEAVEK; encoded by the coding sequence ATGAGCACCCAGAAGCGCGTCCTGCAGGAGGCCGGCACGGTCGAAGAGAACGAGCTCCGGCTCGAACGGGGGAAGGCCGAGCAGATCGTCGAGGCGCTGAACGCGGACCTGGCCTCGACGTACATGCTCTACCACCAGCTGAAGAAACACCACTGGAACGTCGAGGGCGCGGAGTTCCGCGACCTGCATCTGTTCCTCGGCGAGGCGGCCGACCACGCCGAGGAGGCGGCCGACGAGATCGCCGAGCGGCTCCAGGCGCTCGGCGGCACCCCCGTGGCCAGCCCGACGAACATCGCGGAGACGGCGCCCGTCGCGTTCGAGGGCGACGATGTCTACGACATCCGCACGTCGCTGGAGAACGACCTCGTCATGTACGGCGACAACATCGAGAGCCTCCGCGAGCACGTCGAGCTCGCGACTGACCTGGGCGACCACGCCACCGCCGAGATCCTCCGCGAGATCCTCGTCCAGACCGAGGAGGACGCCCACCACATCGAGCACTACCTCGAGGACGACACGCTGGTCACCGCCGAAGCAGTCGAGAAGTGA
- a CDS encoding YbaK/EbsC family protein: MHPRASEFTERAAERGFEVEVHEFPEGTKTAADAAEAIGCEVAQIASSIAMVAGEPVVVVTSGANRVSEAKLAALRGVDPADVRMADAGEVKETLGWAIGGVPPFCHEQSVPVYLDETLRTFETVWAAAGTPEAVFPVNPERIEELADAEPADVAAE, encoded by the coding sequence ATGCACCCGCGAGCGAGCGAGTTCACGGAGCGGGCGGCCGAACGGGGGTTCGAGGTAGAGGTCCACGAGTTCCCCGAGGGGACGAAGACCGCGGCGGACGCCGCCGAGGCGATCGGCTGCGAGGTGGCCCAGATCGCGAGTTCGATCGCGATGGTCGCCGGCGAGCCCGTCGTCGTGGTCACCAGCGGCGCCAACCGGGTGAGCGAGGCGAAACTCGCCGCCCTCCGCGGCGTCGACCCCGCGGACGTTCGGATGGCCGACGCCGGGGAGGTGAAGGAGACGCTGGGCTGGGCGATCGGCGGCGTCCCGCCGTTCTGTCACGAACAATCCGTCCCAGTCTATCTGGACGAGACGCTCCGGACCTTCGAGACGGTGTGGGCGGCCGCCGGGACGCCCGAGGCCGTCTTCCCGGTCAACCCGGAGCGCATCGAGGAACTGGCCGACGCCGAGCCGGCGGACGTGGCCGCCGAGTGA